tatatatatatgtttgtattatatatatatatttgcaggaTATCTGTGATCAAATCATGCTACTAAATTAAAGAATATggaaattttcattttcttacagcATTATAGCTTATGATCTGTAGTTTGATTATGCATTTCAGAAAGGAGACAGGCAGAAGCTGCTCGCATTAGAGAGAAGTATCCTGACAGAATCCCTGTAAGTACCGTGCTTATTTTGTTTggcatttatatatttttaattagtttctAACTTTTCCATGTAATATAGGTGATTGTTGAGAAGGCTGAGAGGAGCGACATACCGGACATTGACAAGAAGAAGTCAGTTCTTATATGCATTTCATTTTGTTGATATCATGAATATGCCTTCCTATTCATTTGCCAGTTTATTTGGAATTACAACTCTGACGAAAATCTTACATTTCTATTTTAGATttcctgtaattttcttttaatggtTATGATCTAAATATTGATGGCAGTTTCTAAACtttgtaatcttaaattttCGGATAATTGATGGATGCAGGTATTTAGTTCCTGCTGATCTCACAGTTGGACAATTTGTGTACGTTGTTCGCAAGAGGATTAAGCTCAGTGCCGAGAAGGCCATCTTCATTTTTGTGAAGGATACTCTTCCCCCAACAGGTCAGCTACATTCTTGCGAGGCAAAAACTAATAGACGCCCCTTATTCGGAAACATGCTTTTGGATTTCAGTGTTTTCAAATCGATCAAAAGTTGACGGGTCCAAATTGAAATTTCTCTAGTTCAGGAAATCATTTCCAAATAAACTATAGTCGCGGGGCTTTTGTACATAATCAGAAACTTGGTAAAATATCTTTTTGGAGCCGCTATTTATGGATTGCTTAGTTTTCTATTCCCTATATTGCAGCTGCGATAATGTCTGCGATTTATGAGGAGCACAAAGACGAAGACGGCTTTCTCTACATGACATACAGCGGGGAGAACACTTTTGGTTCCTCCTAATAAGTCGAGGCGGATATTTTCTCTGTAAATAAGACGTGGAATAACTGTGTATAGTTTCCCCATACGCGTTCGTTGCTACTGCTATTGGATCATAGACGCATGTTCGTGCTCTTTCTTTGCCTTGCAAGGATTCAGCATATTTGGATATCCATGGTTAAAAAATGTGTCAAAAATCATTTAATGTCGTATCGTGTTCTGGTTTTTACTTCTTAATACCTGCATTACTACTGTTATTTTACCTATCACGCGAAATTATGTGAATACACTCtctaaaatctatatttatctGCAAGATTATCTATTTACATGCATACCACTGTGAAATGTCGACTTCCGTGTATATAACTCTGGAAATGGCAGTTTCTTACAAAATATTCTTTTGTAAGTTCAGGAGCCATCCTCCACTTCACGTAAAAAGGTAAAAATTTGGTTTCTTATTCGGAGTTCCTTAATGCTGAGTACTTTTGTTGTTAGTAGAAGAGTTTGTATGTAGTAAAAGAGCATTATTTTAAGTACCTCAATTGATGCTTGTAAGTATGTGGGTAGGACACCTTAGGGACAAGAAATTGTCACAGATATTTAATCATCATTTACATTCCCTTCTATTTTCTGTGCATCAAAATCTTTCTTGAATCTCTCAATATTCATGTATCCTTTCTTTGTGTGAGTCTTTCCCCTTGTATGAATCTTTTGTGGTCCTTGTGATATCCTTTTCCATTACTCTCTAATTTATTTCTCAAAGTACTTATTCCTAGTAGATTTGAGTTTCTGTTGCAAGAGCGAGCCATGGTCGGTGTATTTCATTCAATGCTTGCATTAAATGGCCAAGAGAGGTTGATAGGTGAATTAAATTTCAGCTTGAAATATCAACAGAAAATTTTTCCTTGTCACAGTTATTCTATGTAATATTTACAAATTTCGacgtaataaaaaatattattttaatatataattattatcatatgGTTTCTTATAATATGATTACTTTTCATCTCGTTGGCCACAATATGATTGGCTCGAGATATATAATATGTGCTATCCTCGAATAGGAGGGAAGCTTATTGTTTCTGAGGTTTTTTACGAAGCAGTAgtatactattattttttttctctcgaaaaagatatttttaaaagctgTATTAACTCttgttaattttataatatatatatatgatctaaagttttactaaaattttacaaaaattttataaagagtTATACTGATGTCAATTTTACAATACATATGATGTAAATTTGTACTATGATTTGACCATGGTCAAGCAAATGGTCGTTCGCATTAATGTGACTACAGATATACTATGCGCGCCTTAGACTCAAACACATATACTTTGAGGTGCGCAAACACAAAAATCCCCACCCCCAAGAGGAGTATAGTCTGTTATAACAGTTATGACAGTTACTTGAGTGGTTGCATAAGAATTGAAAAGGCTGAggatttgattgcaaaaaaagaaaagattggaACTAAAGTGaaagtgtatagagagagagagagagagagagagagagagagagaggagcttcaTCGTCACCATTCTCTTCTAACATCCCGAAGANagagagagagagagagagagagagagagagagagagagagagagagagagagagtgtgagtgtGAGTGTGAGTGTGGTTGCAGCAAGAGCTTCCAAGCTATAGGCCAACATGGCACATGCTTGATGCAATTTATTGCTTCCCCCAGCATTTAAATCCCCTCacaagtagtagtagtaatagtagtagtagtagtagtagtagttatAGTAGTGAGGGAGGAGGGGTGgggaatcaaatcaaaatcCTCTCAAATCAAAATCCTCTCAAGGCATCTCATATGTGTGTTTCAATTC
This window of the Ananas comosus cultivar F153 linkage group 19, ASM154086v1, whole genome shotgun sequence genome carries:
- the LOC109725187 gene encoding autophagy-related protein 8C-like, whose amino-acid sequence is MAKSSFKVEHPLERRQAEAARIREKYPDRIPVIVEKAERSDIPDIDKKKYLVPADLTVGQFVYVVRKRIKLSAEKAIFIFVKDTLPPTAAIMSAIYEEHKDEDGFLYMTYSGENTFGSS